In Candidatus Manganitrophus morganii, the genomic window TGGATCATGGTGCCGGCGGGAGAGCCGGTGGCGGAGACGATCAACACCCTCCTTCCCCACCTCTCTCCGGGGGACATTCTCATCGACGGCGGAAACTCCTATTATAAGGATGCGATTCAACGGGCGGAGACCCTACAGAAAAAAGAAATTTCTTTTCTTGATGTCGGAACCAGCGGAGGAATCTGGGGACTTTCAGTTGGTTATTGCTTGATGATCGGCGGGGAACAAGAGCACTTCAAGAAACTTGAACCGATTTTCGAGACGCTCGCCCCACCCGACGGTTATCTCTACTGCGGCAAAAACGGAGCGGGACATTTCGCGAAGATGGTTCACAATGGAATCGAATATGCGATGCTGGAAGCGTATGGAGAGGGATTCGAGCTTCTGAAGGCCTCCCCCTTCGGATTCGACTTCAAAAAGGTGGCGCACCTTTGGAACCAGGGAAGCGTCGTCCGCTCCTGGCTTCTGGAGCTGGCGGAGGAGGCCTTTGAAAAAGATCCCACCCTCTCCAGCGTCAAAGGTTACGTAGAAGATTCCGGCGAGGGACGCTGGACGATTTTGGAGGCGGTCGAGCGAGGAGTCCCCGTCCCGGCGATTGCAACCTCTCTCTTCCGCCGTTTTCAGTCGCGCCAAGAAGACCGATTCTCCGATCAGTTTATCGCCGCGCTTCGAAAGGAGTTTGGAGGCCATGGAACAAAATCAAAAAAATGAAGCGCCGCCGCCGGCCGTGGTCTCCGGGGGGATCACCCGGCAGAGCGACTGTGCGGAATCGATTCCGGAACCGTGCGGCATCATTATCTTCGGCGCTTCCGGCGATTTGACCCACCGTAAGCTGATCCCGGCCCTCTTCCACTTGGACCAAGGAAACCTTCTTCCCGATCAATGGTACGTGGTCGGCATTGGAAGGACCGCGATGGACGACGAAGGCTTTCGTAAAACCGTTGCCCAATCCCTTGAGGCCCTTCCAGCCGCCCGGTCTGCAAGCCCTTCTCTCCGAAACGCCTTCATGAGCCGGTTTTATTATTTGGCCGGCGACTCACATGACCCGGAGTATTATCCCTCACTGAAAGAACGGCTGATCCAACTCGAACAGAACAACCGAACCGGCGGGAACCGGCTGATTTACCTCGCCACCCCCCCTTCTCTTTATTCTGAAATTATCGGCCAGCTTGGGACGGCGGGGCTCAACCGATCCTCCGGGAAGGGATGGACTCGGATCATCATCGAGAAACCGTTCGGCGCGGACCTCGAATCGGCCCGGGCGCTGAACCGCCAGGTCCGGGCGGCTTTTCGGGAGGAGCAGGTTTACCGGATCGATCACTTCCTGGGGAAAGAAGCGGTCCAAAACATTCTTTTCTTTCGCTTCGCCAATACGATCTTCGAGCCGATCTGGAATCGGCGCTACATCGACCATGTGCAAGTGACCGCCGCGGAGCGTCTCGGGGTCGAGCGCCGCGCCGGCTATTACGAGAGCGCGGGCGCACTCCGCGATATGTTTCAGAACCACCTGCTTCAACTTCTTTGCGTGGTCGGCATGGAGCCGCCGGCGAGCTTCGAAGCGGAAGCGATCCGGGATGAGAAGACCAAGGTCTTACGATCGGTCCGGCCCATCTCTGCCGAGGAGGTCGACCGGTTTGCGGTTCGAGGACAATACCAAGCCGGCCTGATCGAAGATCGTCCGGTTGTCGGATATCGGAGCGAGCCGGGGGTCGCCCCGCAATCTCAAACCGAGACCTTCGCTGCACTCAAGCTTTATGTCGACAATTGGCGGTGGCAGGGGGTCCCTTTCTATCTGCGATCCGGGAAGCGGCTTGCCAAAAAAGCAACCGAGATCGCCATCGAATTCAAGCAGGTCCCGCATCTTCTCTTCAAGCCGCTCCTCTCGGAGAAGATCGAGCCGAACACGCTGGTGCTGAGCGTCCAACCAAGCGAGGGGATCTCTCTCACCTTCCAGGCGAAACGCCCGGGGGCGAAACTCTGCATGGGGTCGGTGACGATGGACTTTAATTACCACGGCGCCTTTCAGGTCCCCTCCCCCGATGCCTATGAGCGGCTGTTGTTGGATTGTCTGGCGGGAGATCCGATGCTCTTTTCGCGGGAGGAGTGGATCGATTGGTCCTGGTCGATTCTCGCTCCGGTTCTGAACCGATGGAAGGAAAGCGCTGCCTCTTCTCTTCCAAGTTATGAAGCCGGAAGCTGGGGGCCGAAGGAGGCGGATGAGCTTATCGAACGAGATGGGCGCCACTGGCGGTCCCCCTGAAGAGATCGTGATCTGCCGCGACCGGGACGACCTCGGAGACCAGGCCGCCCGCTCCTTCGTCCGACTTGCCCAAGAGGCTGTCTCGCTTCGCGGCCGCTTTTCGGCGGCGCTGGCCGGCGGCGCGACTCCCCGGACGATTTACCGGTCGTTGGCGAGCGCCGCGTTTGCAGAGAAGATTTTATGGAAGTCGGTCCACCTTTTTTGGGGAGACGAACGCGCCGTCCCCCCCGATCATCCCGATTCAAACTACCATCTGGCGAATGAGGCGTTAATTTCTCACGTCCCGATCCCGCCTCAAAACGTCCATCGGATGCCGGGCGAGAGGAGCGATCTTCAAGCGGCGGCCGATGAATATGAAAAAACCCTCCGCGATTTCT contains:
- the zwf gene encoding glucose-6-phosphate dehydrogenase, which encodes MEQNQKNEAPPPAVVSGGITRQSDCAESIPEPCGIIIFGASGDLTHRKLIPALFHLDQGNLLPDQWYVVGIGRTAMDDEGFRKTVAQSLEALPAARSASPSLRNAFMSRFYYLAGDSHDPEYYPSLKERLIQLEQNNRTGGNRLIYLATPPSLYSEIIGQLGTAGLNRSSGKGWTRIIIEKPFGADLESARALNRQVRAAFREEQVYRIDHFLGKEAVQNILFFRFANTIFEPIWNRRYIDHVQVTAAERLGVERRAGYYESAGALRDMFQNHLLQLLCVVGMEPPASFEAEAIRDEKTKVLRSVRPISAEEVDRFAVRGQYQAGLIEDRPVVGYRSEPGVAPQSQTETFAALKLYVDNWRWQGVPFYLRSGKRLAKKATEIAIEFKQVPHLLFKPLLSEKIEPNTLVLSVQPSEGISLTFQAKRPGAKLCMGSVTMDFNYHGAFQVPSPDAYERLLLDCLAGDPMLFSREEWIDWSWSILAPVLNRWKESAASSLPSYEAGSWGPKEADELIERDGRHWRSP
- the gnd gene encoding decarboxylating 6-phosphogluconate dehydrogenase, whose amino-acid sequence is MQIGFIGLGRMGANMVQRLAEGGHAVVGYDRSPDTVQQITRHGAVGATSLADLTGKLERPRAVWIMVPAGEPVAETINTLLPHLSPGDILIDGGNSYYKDAIQRAETLQKKEISFLDVGTSGGIWGLSVGYCLMIGGEQEHFKKLEPIFETLAPPDGYLYCGKNGAGHFAKMVHNGIEYAMLEAYGEGFELLKASPFGFDFKKVAHLWNQGSVVRSWLLELAEEAFEKDPTLSSVKGYVEDSGEGRWTILEAVERGVPVPAIATSLFRRFQSRQEDRFSDQFIAALRKEFGGHGTKSKK
- the pgl gene encoding 6-phosphogluconolactonase translates to MSLSNEMGATGGPPEEIVICRDRDDLGDQAARSFVRLAQEAVSLRGRFSAALAGGATPRTIYRSLASAAFAEKILWKSVHLFWGDERAVPPDHPDSNYHLANEALISHVPIPPQNVHRMPGERSDLQAAADEYEKTLRDFFGPSDPGWPSFDLVLLGIGSDGHTASLFPGSPVLKETVRWVAAPYVEKLNAVRLTLTLPALNHARRVIFLAAGKEKRSIIRDVLSDDSPSTNLPARMVQPRKGERFFFLDRDAAALLGKNLR